From one Luteolibacter flavescens genomic stretch:
- a CDS encoding LytR/AlgR family response regulator transcription factor, giving the protein MNAMIVDDERHAREELARLLGGFPEIRIVGEAANAVEARERIQALGQGLDLVFLDVQMPEETGFELLDSLGGEAPRVIFTTAYDVYALRAFEFGAVDYLLKPIAPKRLELALRRVMEQGSEAGGEGADAGESGLDAPSRPLGLQDRVLLRSTERIAYITVGSIIGAESLGAYSKVWLEDGTPVIRRSLSVLESRLPGEYFFRANRSQIINLQHVQAVEPWFSGGLKLTLKGGATVELSRRQAKVFRERNSL; this is encoded by the coding sequence ATGAATGCGATGATCGTGGATGACGAGCGGCATGCGCGGGAGGAGCTGGCGCGGCTGCTGGGGGGATTTCCCGAGATACGGATCGTGGGGGAGGCGGCGAATGCGGTGGAGGCGCGGGAGAGGATCCAGGCGCTGGGGCAGGGGCTGGACCTGGTTTTCCTGGATGTGCAGATGCCGGAGGAGACGGGATTCGAGCTGCTGGATTCGCTGGGGGGCGAGGCGCCGCGGGTGATTTTCACGACGGCGTATGATGTGTATGCTCTGCGGGCATTCGAATTCGGCGCGGTGGACTACCTGCTGAAGCCGATCGCGCCGAAGCGGCTGGAGCTGGCGCTGCGGCGGGTGATGGAGCAGGGGAGCGAGGCGGGTGGCGAGGGCGCGGATGCCGGGGAGAGCGGGCTGGATGCGCCATCGCGGCCGCTGGGGCTGCAGGACCGGGTGCTGCTGCGGAGCACGGAGCGGATCGCGTACATCACGGTGGGGAGCATCATCGGGGCGGAGTCGCTGGGGGCGTACTCGAAGGTGTGGCTGGAGGATGGCACGCCGGTGATACGGCGCTCGCTCTCGGTGCTGGAGTCGCGGCTGCCGGGGGAGTATTTTTTCCGGGCGAACCGGTCTCAGATCATCAATCTGCAGCATGTGCAGGCGGTGGAGCCGTGGTTCAGCGGGGGTCTGAAGCTGACGCTGAAGGGCGGGGCGACGGT